The Magnetococcales bacterium genome has a segment encoding these proteins:
- a CDS encoding flagellin FliC, which produces MSLTINNSIASINARRQLEKHTLKLSKTFARLSSGMRINTSQDDAAGMAITNRMVAQIRGMNVAVRNANDGISLAQVAEGALDETQNALQRMRELAIQAANSTYSVSDRANLQDEFEQMLSEINRIASDAEFNNVKLLGGIKYSGTDSFKIQQFAGTFHVGADTGQTITITVGRAGLGELGLYNYSYAAAGLSATRSITAASVKVWVSTAAKANSALGFIDSALDSVSDIRAALGAAQSRFESVISSLSNAVENTDAARSRIQDADIALETANLTKYTILQQAGVAILAQANQQPTIALALLGA; this is translated from the coding sequence ATGTCTTTGACTATCAACAACAGCATTGCCTCGATCAATGCTCGGCGGCAACTTGAAAAACACACGCTCAAATTGAGCAAAACGTTTGCCCGGTTGTCATCCGGAATGCGTATCAACACCTCCCAGGACGATGCCGCCGGCATGGCCATCACCAACCGCATGGTCGCCCAGATCCGTGGTATGAACGTGGCCGTCCGCAACGCCAACGACGGCATTTCCCTGGCCCAGGTCGCGGAAGGGGCCTTGGACGAAACCCAGAATGCCCTGCAGAGGATGCGCGAACTGGCCATCCAGGCGGCCAACTCCACCTACTCCGTCTCCGACCGCGCCAACCTTCAGGATGAATTCGAACAGATGCTCTCCGAAATCAACCGGATCGCATCGGATGCCGAGTTCAACAATGTCAAACTGCTTGGTGGTATCAAATATTCGGGGACCGACTCGTTCAAGATTCAACAATTTGCCGGAACGTTTCATGTCGGAGCCGATACGGGTCAAACCATCACCATCACAGTGGGACGGGCCGGTCTCGGAGAGTTGGGACTCTATAATTACAGTTATGCCGCTGCGGGCCTGTCGGCAACCCGATCCATCACCGCCGCAAGTGTCAAGGTGTGGGTCTCCACTGCGGCCAAAGCCAATTCGGCCCTCGGTTTCATCGACAGCGCCCTGGATTCGGTCTCCGACATCCGTGCCGCCCTTGGCGCCGCGCAAAGCCGGTTTGAATCGGTCATTTCCTCACTCTCCAACGCGGTCGAAAACACCGATGCCGCCCGCTCGCGGATTCAGGATGCCGACATCGCCCTGGAAACGGCCAATCTGACCAAGTACACGATTCTCCAGCAGGCGGGGGTGGCGATCCTGGCCCAGGCCAATCAACAGCCGACCATCGCCCTGGCCCTCCTGGGGGCCTGA